One stretch of Streptomyces sp. A2-16 DNA includes these proteins:
- a CDS encoding DEAD/DEAH box helicase, which yields MSDRALVAERGAERQGTSVPVRLAAVFLPAPLPREGRIAFWDPEGASLPTESSGTGAGTGTSTGAGTDLDSDPDAASLESIELTVVRPHGAGVRRRTAPALSLPVAEALPLLVRARRDPAAHPATACWGAAALHALRLTARGRLLPGLTAGGHDAWRAGPLDPDDIAHLRAVAAALPPEGHPVPLPGPGPLLLPDPEALMRSFLDAVADTLPRTPAAPFASGRPFAARAPQRLPHAQDWAAEVAAGMDAGVRISLRLDLSAYNLFNAEAEGVRSAGAAIVQVHSLADPTLVTDAAALWAGESDAVFGPRARVDAALAVRRAARVWPPLDRLSEQDVPDVLALSDEELGDLLGVAATRLATAGVAVHWPRDLAQDLSAAAVVRPAPGSATDGTGFFESEELLQFRWQLALGGDPLSEAEMDELAEAHRPVVRLRDQWVLVDPALVRKARKRELGLLDPVDALSVALTGSAEVDGETVEAVPVGTLAALRDRLTAGVRPAEPPAGLHATLRDYQLRGLAWLDLMTSLGLGGCLADDMGLGKTITVIALHLRRARREPTLVVCPASLLGNWQREITRFAPGVPVRRFHGTERSLDDLDGGFVLTTYGTMRAAAARLAEQRWGMVVADEAQHVKNPYSATAKALRTIPSPARVALTGTPVENNLSELWALLDWTTPGLLGPLKSFRARHARAVENGEDEEAVTRLARLVRPFLLRRKKSDPGIVPELPPKTETDHPVPLTREQASLYEAVVRESMLAIETAQGIARRGLVLKLLGALKQICDHPALYLKEEVPSTAGERLVARSGKLALLDELLDTLLAEDGSALVFTQYVGMARLITAHLAARAVPVELLHGGTPVPERERMVDRFQSGATPVLVLSLKAAGTGLNLTRAGHVVHFDRWWNPAVEEQATDRAYRIGQTQPVQVHRLITEGTVEDRIAEMLESKRALADAILGSGESALTELTDRDLTDLVSLRRPS from the coding sequence ATGAGCGACCGGGCCCTGGTGGCCGAGCGCGGAGCTGAGCGGCAGGGGACGTCCGTCCCCGTCCGGCTCGCCGCCGTCTTCCTGCCCGCGCCGCTTCCCCGTGAGGGCCGGATCGCGTTCTGGGACCCCGAGGGCGCATCCCTGCCGACGGAGAGTTCCGGCACAGGCGCAGGTACAGGTACCAGCACTGGCGCCGGCACGGATCTCGACTCCGACCCGGACGCCGCGTCGCTCGAGAGCATCGAGCTCACCGTCGTACGACCACATGGAGCCGGAGTCCGTCGCCGGACCGCCCCCGCCCTCTCGCTCCCGGTCGCCGAGGCCCTGCCGCTGCTCGTGCGGGCCCGGCGCGATCCCGCCGCCCATCCCGCCACCGCCTGCTGGGGCGCGGCCGCCCTGCACGCCCTGCGGCTCACCGCCCGTGGCCGCCTGCTGCCCGGCCTCACCGCCGGCGGCCACGACGCCTGGCGGGCCGGCCCCCTCGACCCGGACGACATCGCCCACCTGCGCGCGGTCGCCGCCGCCCTGCCCCCCGAGGGCCACCCTGTTCCGCTGCCCGGCCCGGGCCCGCTGCTGCTGCCCGACCCGGAAGCCCTGATGCGCTCCTTCCTGGACGCCGTCGCCGACACCCTGCCCCGCACCCCCGCCGCCCCCTTCGCCTCCGGCAGGCCCTTCGCCGCCCGCGCCCCGCAGCGGCTGCCGCACGCCCAGGACTGGGCCGCTGAGGTCGCCGCCGGCATGGACGCGGGCGTGCGGATCTCGCTCCGCCTGGATCTGTCGGCGTACAACCTGTTCAACGCCGAGGCCGAAGGCGTGCGCAGCGCGGGCGCGGCGATCGTCCAGGTGCACAGCCTCGCCGACCCGACCCTGGTGACCGACGCGGCGGCCCTGTGGGCGGGGGAGTCCGACGCCGTCTTCGGGCCACGCGCACGCGTGGACGCGGCCCTTGCGGTGCGCCGCGCCGCGCGGGTATGGCCTCCGCTGGACCGGCTCTCCGAGCAGGACGTCCCCGACGTACTGGCCCTGTCCGACGAGGAGCTGGGCGACCTGCTCGGCGTCGCGGCGACCCGGCTCGCGACGGCGGGGGTGGCGGTGCACTGGCCGCGGGACCTGGCACAGGACCTCAGCGCGGCGGCGGTCGTACGACCCGCTCCGGGCTCGGCGACCGACGGCACCGGCTTCTTCGAGAGCGAGGAACTCCTGCAGTTCCGCTGGCAGTTGGCGCTCGGCGGCGACCCGCTCAGCGAGGCCGAGATGGACGAGCTGGCCGAGGCCCACCGTCCCGTCGTACGCCTCAGGGACCAGTGGGTACTGGTCGACCCCGCGCTCGTCCGCAAGGCCCGCAAACGCGAACTGGGCCTGCTCGACCCGGTCGACGCGCTCTCCGTGGCCCTGACCGGCAGCGCGGAGGTCGACGGCGAGACGGTGGAGGCGGTCCCGGTCGGCACCCTCGCCGCCCTGCGCGACCGTCTGACGGCCGGAGTGCGCCCCGCCGAACCGCCCGCCGGCCTGCACGCCACGCTCCGCGACTACCAACTGCGCGGCCTGGCCTGGCTGGACCTCATGACCTCCCTCGGCCTCGGCGGCTGCCTCGCCGACGACATGGGACTCGGCAAGACCATCACCGTCATCGCCCTGCACCTGCGCCGGGCGCGCCGCGAGCCCACCCTCGTGGTCTGCCCCGCGTCCCTGCTGGGCAACTGGCAGCGGGAGATCACCCGGTTCGCGCCGGGCGTCCCCGTCCGCCGCTTCCACGGCACCGAGCGCAGTCTGGACGACCTCGACGGCGGCTTCGTCCTCACCACGTACGGCACCATGCGGGCGGCGGCGGCAAGGCTGGCCGAACAGCGCTGGGGCATGGTCGTCGCGGACGAGGCCCAGCATGTGAAGAACCCGTACTCGGCGACCGCGAAGGCCCTGCGCACGATCCCGTCGCCCGCGCGCGTGGCGCTGACCGGCACCCCGGTCGAGAACAACCTCTCCGAACTGTGGGCCCTGCTCGACTGGACGACCCCCGGACTCCTCGGCCCGCTCAAGTCCTTCCGCGCCCGGCACGCGCGCGCGGTGGAGAACGGCGAGGACGAGGAGGCGGTGACCAGGCTGGCGCGGCTGGTGCGGCCCTTCCTCCTGCGCCGCAAGAAGTCCGACCCGGGCATCGTCCCCGAACTGCCGCCGAAGACCGAGACGGACCATCCGGTACCGCTCACCCGGGAACAGGCCTCGCTGTACGAGGCGGTGGTGCGGGAGTCGATGCTGGCGATCGAGACCGCGCAGGGCATCGCCCGCCGGGGCCTGGTCCTGAAGCTGCTGGGCGCGCTGAAGCAGATCTGCGACCACCCCGCGCTGTACCTGAAGGAGGAGGTCCCGTCGACGGCCGGTGAGCGACTGGTCGCCCGCTCCGGCAAACTGGCCCTGCTGGACGAGCTGTTGGACACCCTGCTGGCCGAGGACGGCTCGGCTCTCGTCTTCACGCAGTACGTGGGCATGGCCCGCCTGATCACCGCCCATCTCGCCGCCCGCGCGGTCCCGGTGGAGCTGCTGCACGGCGGGACGCCGGTGCCGGAGCGCGAGCGCATGGTGGACCGTTTCCAGAGCGGCGCCACCCCGGTCCTGGTGCTGTCCCTGAAGGCGGCGGGCACGGGCCTGAACCTCACCCGCGCGGGACACGTGGTCCACTTCGACCGCTGGTGGAACCCCGCCGTGGAGGAACAGGCCACCGACCGCGCCTACCGCATCGGCCAGACCCAGCCCGTCCAGGTCCACCGCCTCATCACCGAGGGCACGGTGGAGGACCGCATCGCAGAGATGCTCGAATCCAAGCGCGCCCTCGCCGACGCGATCCTCGGCTCCGGCGAGTCCGCCCTCACCGAACTCACCGACCGCGACCTGACCGACCTGGTCTCCCTCCGGAGGCCGTCATGA
- a CDS encoding SWIM zinc finger family protein, whose product MTPGPADEARRALRAARERASREATGDAGGVSDAGKPRESADSAVDGADSSVVPGPDSSGPLEAGDVGAGDAGRVTAPGPARGEPQEAGESATPSDAARAALREARRAARASGVEGWPEAGAGGAASGAVGPARSGVSESEGVAARRAARAGGVEGRAQTGGGGAASGAVGPARSGVSESEGVVARRAASAGGVEGRSEGGAGGAASDAVGLTQSRHGSSADAAGATGRSDEGPASTGSVESSVESSVESSVESSVGSTGGETDPGADTSTPTADARDTESLRPGPRPADAAREALRAARKRRADAEAAEVEAILTRRPRKTGPAASQDRSRTPGPTAGVRARDVRELLAGAFRMPDDVAPPEEEREDNGGTRQGSSPRETPAPNGSALNSDTLDRFDTAAPTPTAEPPTPTGPSHPTPTAEASAGTGTPYSATPGEAPAAAASPKRALPPTPASPSPRHPHSMAAPNRDNDLRRTFAAFPPRTSEDARFAATWWGNAWVSALEEGALDAKRLARGRSYAEQGHVDAITVTPGLVLAYVQGSRPRPYRVQVRLRTLGEADWDRFLDLAADKTGHIAALLDKEMPQALAECGVPLLPGPGDLEPQCSCPDRGHPCKHAAALCYQTARLLDADPFVLLLLRGRGERELLDALSRLSAARAARAAQEHEPAPLPGVRASEALAPRRLAPLPEPLPVPAHPEQPPAYPAAPGGPDPFALDQLATDAAARAHTLLGTGRDPVGELTLWQDAVRLAAARPGSGLTAGTRALYASLASATDRAPADLARAVAAWRQGGLEGLAVLEEPWDPPAGRFDRARPLLLAADLPAFRPWRNHLTHPRGHLQLRLGRDGLWYAYESEPGHDDWWPRGTPDLDPVGALTGLGTPTDL is encoded by the coding sequence ATGACCCCGGGCCCCGCCGACGAGGCCCGCCGCGCCCTGCGGGCAGCACGGGAGCGGGCGAGCCGGGAGGCGACGGGGGACGCGGGCGGAGTCTCCGACGCCGGGAAGCCGCGGGAGAGCGCCGACTCCGCGGTGGACGGCGCCGACAGCTCGGTGGTGCCTGGGCCGGACAGTTCGGGGCCGCTGGAGGCGGGTGACGTGGGCGCGGGGGACGCGGGCAGAGTGACGGCTCCCGGCCCGGCCCGCGGGGAACCACAGGAGGCGGGTGAGTCCGCGACACCGAGCGACGCGGCCCGCGCGGCCCTACGAGAAGCCCGGCGAGCCGCGAGGGCGAGCGGTGTCGAGGGGTGGCCGGAGGCGGGTGCCGGTGGTGCCGCGTCTGGCGCCGTCGGTCCTGCCCGGTCCGGCGTTTCTGAGTCGGAGGGTGTCGCGGCGCGGCGGGCCGCGAGGGCGGGCGGTGTCGAGGGTCGGGCGCAGACGGGTGGCGGTGGTGCCGCGTCTGGCGCCGTCGGTCCTGCCCGGTCCGGCGTTTCTGAGTCGGAGGGTGTCGTGGCGCGGCGGGCCGCGAGCGCGGGCGGTGTCGAAGGACGGTCGGAGGGGGGTGCCGGTGGTGCCGCCTCCGATGCTGTCGGCCTCACTCAGTCCCGGCACGGTTCGAGCGCCGACGCGGCCGGTGCCACGGGCCGGAGCGACGAGGGCCCTGCCTCGACCGGCTCCGTCGAGTCCTCCGTCGAGTCCTCCGTCGAGTCCTCCGTCGAGTCCTCTGTCGGGTCCACGGGTGGAGAAACGGATCCCGGCGCCGATACGTCCACCCCCACCGCGGACGCCCGTGACACCGAGTCCCTGCGTCCCGGCCCACGCCCCGCCGATGCCGCGCGTGAAGCGCTGCGGGCGGCTCGGAAGAGGCGGGCGGACGCCGAGGCCGCGGAAGTGGAGGCCATCCTCACGCGTCGGCCCCGCAAGACGGGCCCGGCCGCGTCCCAGGACCGGAGCCGGACACCGGGCCCCACCGCCGGCGTACGGGCGCGTGACGTACGGGAGTTGCTGGCCGGCGCCTTCCGGATGCCCGACGACGTGGCCCCGCCGGAAGAGGAGCGCGAGGACAACGGAGGCACGCGGCAAGGAAGTTCCCCGCGTGAGACCCCCGCACCAAACGGCAGCGCCCTGAACAGCGACACGCTGGACCGATTCGACACGGCCGCACCGACCCCGACCGCCGAGCCCCCCACGCCCACCGGCCCCAGCCACCCGACCCCGACCGCCGAAGCCTCCGCGGGCACCGGCACCCCCTACTCGGCCACGCCCGGCGAGGCCCCCGCGGCGGCCGCCTCCCCCAAGCGCGCGCTCCCTCCGACCCCCGCCTCGCCCTCCCCCCGCCACCCCCACTCCATGGCCGCCCCCAACCGGGACAACGACCTGCGGCGCACCTTCGCCGCCTTCCCTCCCCGGACCTCCGAGGACGCCCGGTTCGCCGCGACCTGGTGGGGCAACGCCTGGGTCTCCGCGCTGGAAGAGGGCGCGCTGGACGCCAAGCGGCTCGCGCGGGGCCGGAGTTACGCCGAGCAGGGGCATGTCGACGCGATCACCGTGACGCCGGGACTGGTGCTCGCCTATGTGCAGGGCAGCCGCCCCCGGCCGTACCGCGTGCAGGTGCGGTTGCGGACGCTCGGCGAGGCCGACTGGGACCGGTTCCTGGACCTCGCCGCCGACAAGACCGGACACATCGCCGCACTGCTCGACAAGGAGATGCCGCAGGCGCTGGCCGAATGCGGAGTGCCGTTGCTCCCCGGTCCGGGCGATCTCGAACCGCAGTGCAGCTGCCCCGACCGCGGTCACCCCTGCAAGCACGCCGCCGCCCTCTGCTACCAGACGGCACGCCTGCTCGACGCCGACCCCTTCGTCCTGCTCCTGCTGCGCGGCCGGGGCGAACGCGAGCTCCTCGACGCCCTGTCCCGCCTGAGCGCGGCCCGCGCGGCCCGTGCCGCGCAGGAGCACGAACCGGCGCCTCTGCCCGGCGTACGGGCCAGTGAGGCCCTCGCGCCCCGCCGGCTCGCACCGCTTCCGGAGCCGTTGCCCGTCCCTGCGCACCCCGAGCAGCCCCCGGCGTACCCCGCCGCCCCGGGCGGCCCCGACCCCTTCGCCCTGGACCAGCTGGCCACCGACGCCGCCGCCCGCGCCCACACCCTGCTCGGTACCGGCCGCGACCCGGTCGGCGAACTCACCCTCTGGCAGGACGCGGTACGCCTCGCCGCCGCCCGCCCCGGATCCGGTCTCACCGCCGGTACCCGCGCCCTCTACGCCTCCCTCGCCTCCGCCACCGACCGCGCCCCGGCCGATCTGGCCCGCGCGGTCGCCGCCTGGAGGCAGGGCGGGCTCGAAGGACTCGCAGTCCTCGAAGAGCCCTGGGACCCACCGGCAGGCCGTTTCGACCGGGCCCGGCCGCTGCTCCTCGCCGCCGACCTCCCCGCCTTCCGCCCCTGGCGCAACCACCTCACCCACCCCCGCGGCCACCTCCAGCTCCGCCTCGGCCGCGACGGCCTGTGGTACGCCTACGAGTCCGAACCGGGCCACGACGACTGGTGGCCCCGCGGCACCCCCGACCTGGACCCGGTCGGCGCCCTCACCGGCCTCGGCACACCGACCGACCTCTGA
- a CDS encoding alpha/beta fold hydrolase has protein sequence MQTPALQYRFDGPDDAPVLILGPSLGTTWHMWDRQVPDLVKQWRVFRYDLPGHGGAPAYPAGSVRDLTDRLLATLDRFGVQRFGYAGCALGGAVGMELALRHPERLASLALIAASPRFGTADEFRQRGVIVRTNGLDPIARTSPERWFTSGFAAAQPAITEWAVQMVRTTDPGCYIAACEALAAFDVRAELASVGVPTLVLVGSDDQVTGPAEARTLVAGIPDARLAVVPGASHLVPVEQPAAVTDLLVRHFSTAWQPAFDSTTGQTAIPTAPVTPVLTSAPPHPVPIAEIAPAAPDPQAAGRVDPYDAGIKVRREVLGDAHVDGVLAQADDFSGDFQELLTRYAWGEIWDRPGLDRRSRSIATLTALVAGGHLDELASHTRAALRNGLTPSEIKEVLLQAAVYCGVPAANSAFKVAQQVIREETTPTE, from the coding sequence ATGCAGACCCCCGCCCTCCAGTACCGCTTCGACGGCCCGGACGACGCCCCGGTCCTCATCCTGGGGCCCTCGCTCGGGACCACCTGGCACATGTGGGACCGCCAGGTCCCGGACCTGGTCAAGCAGTGGCGCGTCTTCCGCTACGACCTGCCGGGACACGGCGGCGCCCCCGCCTACCCGGCGGGTTCCGTCCGCGACCTCACCGACCGGCTGCTCGCCACACTCGACCGGTTCGGCGTGCAGCGCTTCGGCTACGCGGGCTGCGCGCTCGGCGGGGCGGTCGGCATGGAGCTGGCCCTGCGCCACCCGGAGCGGCTCGCCTCCCTCGCGCTGATCGCCGCCTCGCCCCGCTTCGGCACGGCCGACGAGTTCCGCCAGCGCGGGGTGATCGTACGGACGAACGGCCTGGACCCGATCGCCCGTACGTCCCCGGAGCGCTGGTTCACCTCAGGGTTCGCCGCCGCCCAGCCCGCGATCACCGAGTGGGCCGTGCAGATGGTGCGCACCACGGACCCCGGCTGCTACATCGCGGCCTGCGAGGCGCTCGCCGCGTTCGACGTACGGGCCGAGCTCGCGAGCGTCGGGGTGCCGACCCTGGTCCTCGTCGGCTCCGACGACCAGGTCACCGGCCCGGCCGAGGCCCGCACGCTGGTCGCCGGCATCCCGGACGCCCGGCTCGCCGTCGTGCCCGGCGCCTCCCACCTGGTGCCCGTCGAGCAGCCCGCCGCCGTGACCGACCTGCTCGTCAGACACTTCTCCACCGCCTGGCAGCCCGCCTTCGACTCCACCACCGGCCAGACGGCGATCCCCACGGCCCCGGTCACGCCGGTCCTCACGTCGGCGCCGCCGCACCCCGTGCCGATCGCCGAGATCGCCCCCGCCGCCCCGGACCCCCAGGCGGCGGGCCGTGTCGATCCGTACGACGCCGGCATCAAGGTGCGCCGCGAAGTGCTCGGCGACGCGCACGTGGACGGGGTACTGGCGCAGGCCGACGACTTCTCGGGCGACTTCCAGGAACTCCTCACCCGCTACGCCTGGGGCGAGATCTGGGACCGGCCGGGGCTCGACCGCCGCTCCCGCAGCATCGCCACCCTCACCGCCCTGGTCGCGGGCGGACACCTGGACGAGCTCGCCTCCCACACCCGGGCCGCCCTGCGCAACGGCCTGACCCCCTCCGAGATCAAGGAAGTGCTGCTCCAGGCGGCCGTGTACTGCGGTGTCCCGGCGGCCAACAGCGCGTTCAAGGTGGCTCAGCAGGTCATCCGCGAGGAGACCACCCCCACCGAGTGA
- a CDS encoding MBL fold metallo-hydrolase: protein MKLTKMSHACVRLEKDGRTLVLDPGAFSEEDAALGADAILVTHEHPDHFSEERLRAALDANPAAEIWTLKSVAEKIGAAFPGRVHTVGHGDTFTAAGFDVQVHGELHAVIHPDIPRITNVGYLVDGGRVFHPGDALTVPDHAVETLMLPVMAPWSKISEVIDYVREVGPQRAYDIHDALLTDLARPIYDNQIGALGGAEHLRLKPGESTAL, encoded by the coding sequence ATGAAGCTCACGAAGATGTCGCACGCCTGTGTCCGGCTGGAGAAGGACGGACGGACGCTCGTCCTGGACCCCGGGGCCTTCAGCGAGGAGGACGCCGCCCTCGGCGCGGACGCGATCCTCGTCACGCACGAACACCCCGACCACTTCAGCGAGGAACGCCTGAGGGCGGCCCTGGACGCCAACCCGGCCGCCGAGATCTGGACGCTGAAGTCGGTCGCCGAGAAGATCGGGGCGGCCTTCCCGGGCCGCGTCCACACCGTCGGCCACGGCGACACCTTCACCGCCGCCGGCTTCGACGTCCAGGTCCACGGCGAACTGCACGCCGTGATCCACCCGGACATCCCGCGCATCACCAACGTCGGCTACCTCGTCGACGGCGGCCGGGTCTTCCACCCCGGCGACGCCCTCACCGTCCCCGACCACGCCGTCGAGACGCTGATGCTCCCCGTGATGGCGCCCTGGAGCAAGATCTCCGAGGTCATCGACTACGTCCGTGAGGTCGGGCCGCAGCGCGCCTACGACATCCACGACGCCCTGCTCACCGACCTCGCCCGCCCGATCTACGACAACCAGATCGGCGCCCTCGGCGGCGCGGAGCACCTGCGGCTGAAGCCGGGGGAGAGCACGGCTCTGTGA
- a CDS encoding exodeoxyribonuclease III, whose amino-acid sequence MRIATWNVNSITARLPRLLAWLESTGTDVLCLQEAKLAEEQFPFDQLREAGYEAAVNATGRWNGVAVISRLGIEDVVKGLPGDPGYDGAPEPRAISATCGPVRVWSVYVPNGREVDHPHYAYKLQWFEALKAAVAGDAAGSRPFAVLGDYNVAPTDDDVYDVAAFEGLTHVTPAERAALASLREAGLSDVVPRPLKYDHPFTYWDYRQLCFPKNRGMRIDLVYGNEPFAKAVTDAYVDREERKGKGASDHAPVVVDLDV is encoded by the coding sequence ATGCGCATCGCGACCTGGAACGTCAACTCGATCACCGCCCGACTCCCGAGGCTGCTGGCCTGGCTGGAGAGCACCGGCACCGATGTGCTGTGCCTCCAGGAGGCCAAGCTGGCCGAGGAGCAGTTCCCGTTCGACCAGCTGCGCGAGGCGGGCTACGAGGCGGCGGTCAACGCGACGGGGCGGTGGAACGGAGTGGCGGTGATCTCCCGGCTCGGCATCGAGGACGTCGTCAAGGGCCTGCCCGGCGACCCCGGCTACGACGGCGCCCCGGAGCCCCGCGCGATCTCCGCGACCTGCGGCCCGGTCCGCGTCTGGTCGGTCTATGTGCCCAACGGCCGCGAGGTGGATCACCCGCACTACGCCTACAAGCTCCAGTGGTTCGAGGCCCTCAAGGCCGCCGTCGCCGGTGACGCGGCGGGCAGCCGCCCCTTCGCGGTCCTGGGCGACTACAACGTGGCGCCGACGGACGACGACGTCTACGACGTGGCCGCCTTCGAGGGCCTCACCCACGTCACCCCGGCCGAGCGCGCCGCCCTCGCCTCCCTGCGCGAGGCGGGCCTGTCGGACGTGGTCCCGCGCCCCCTGAAGTACGACCACCCGTTCACGTACTGGGACTACCGCCAGCTCTGCTTCCCCAAGAACCGCGGCATGCGCATCGACCTGGTGTACGGCAACGAACCTTTCGCGAAGGCCGTCACCGACGCGTACGTCGACCGCGAGGAGCGCAAGGGCAAGGGCGCGTCCGACCACGCGCCGGTCGTGGTCGACCTCGACGTCTAG
- a CDS encoding SGNH/GDSL hydrolase family protein has protein sequence MHPRVRSGAVVLAVVAALAPGTAAVGVASSGERGKPLPLERLFDNTAVSDDARPGEADLDGSGASLSAQDLTAAGWTPGRTLTVQGAALTWPARRAGTHDNVRAAGQKVRVHGRGNALAFLVTGTGGAPVGGPGTVAYADGGRSTYRVTAPDWRRGPLATKAVALPHVNTPTGQLAESARLYVVTVPLAQDREVVSVRLPRAPGLHVFALSVRADGAGWTGSWAASASGFPTVGPWRDRTLRLVVHTSAGGPRVRLRFDNTFAAAPVRIGSASVAVRAAGAAARGAPMAVAFGGVPGAEIPAGAQAFSDPLGFEVPAGAELLVSFHLPGTVTAAPVHRLAVQRSYVSEPGDHTADGSGTPYTSVLTSWPLLAGVDVGGGPGTVVLLGDSITDGTKSTTDANRRWPDVLAARLREQNTVPHYGVLNQGISGNRVAEDGYPGDGVSANTQGVSALHRFDRDVLAQPSVRTAVVFQGVNDVRWGASAQQVVAGLRELAERGHARGLRMLAATILPCGGEARCTAAVDAERAAINAWTRASGVFDGVLDFDLVLRDPAAPSRLLPRFDSGDHLHPGDTGLAALAESVDLTLL, from the coding sequence GTGCACCCACGGGTCCGAAGCGGTGCGGTGGTCCTCGCTGTGGTCGCGGCCCTCGCACCGGGCACGGCCGCGGTGGGGGTGGCCTCCTCCGGCGAGAGGGGAAAGCCGCTGCCGCTGGAGCGGCTCTTCGACAACACCGCGGTCAGCGACGACGCCCGGCCCGGCGAGGCGGACCTCGACGGCTCGGGTGCCTCGCTGTCGGCACAGGACCTGACGGCCGCCGGCTGGACACCGGGCCGCACCCTCACCGTGCAGGGGGCCGCGCTGACTTGGCCGGCCCGGCGGGCGGGCACCCACGACAATGTGCGCGCCGCCGGACAGAAGGTGCGCGTGCACGGCCGCGGGAACGCGCTCGCCTTCCTGGTGACAGGCACGGGCGGTGCGCCGGTCGGCGGCCCGGGGACCGTGGCCTACGCGGACGGCGGCCGATCGACGTACCGGGTGACGGCCCCCGACTGGCGCCGGGGCCCGCTCGCCACGAAGGCGGTGGCCCTCCCCCATGTGAACACGCCCACGGGTCAACTCGCCGAGTCGGCACGGCTGTACGTCGTGACGGTGCCACTGGCGCAGGACCGCGAAGTGGTGTCGGTACGGCTGCCGCGCGCACCCGGGCTGCATGTGTTCGCGCTGTCCGTGCGCGCCGACGGAGCCGGGTGGACCGGGAGTTGGGCGGCCTCGGCCTCCGGTTTCCCGACCGTGGGTCCATGGCGCGACCGCACGCTGCGGCTCGTGGTGCACACCTCGGCGGGCGGGCCCCGGGTGCGGCTGCGGTTCGACAACACCTTCGCGGCGGCGCCGGTGCGGATCGGGAGTGCGAGCGTGGCGGTCCGGGCCGCAGGGGCGGCGGCGCGCGGGGCTCCGATGGCGGTGGCTTTCGGGGGTGTGCCCGGTGCGGAGATCCCGGCCGGGGCGCAGGCGTTCAGCGATCCGCTCGGCTTCGAGGTGCCCGCGGGGGCCGAGCTGCTGGTGAGCTTCCATCTGCCGGGGACGGTGACGGCGGCTCCGGTGCACCGGCTCGCGGTGCAGCGGTCGTACGTGAGCGAGCCCGGCGACCACACGGCGGACGGCTCCGGAACGCCGTACACCTCGGTCCTCACGAGTTGGCCGCTGCTGGCCGGTGTGGACGTGGGCGGGGGGCCGGGGACCGTGGTGCTGCTCGGGGACTCGATCACGGACGGCACGAAGTCCACGACGGACGCGAACCGGCGGTGGCCGGACGTACTGGCCGCCCGGCTGCGGGAGCAGAACACGGTTCCGCACTATGGAGTGCTCAACCAGGGGATCTCAGGAAACCGTGTGGCCGAAGACGGGTATCCCGGTGACGGTGTCTCCGCGAACACCCAGGGGGTGAGCGCGCTGCACCGCTTCGACCGGGATGTGCTCGCCCAGCCGTCGGTGCGTACGGCCGTGGTGTTCCAGGGCGTGAACGACGTGCGGTGGGGTGCGTCCGCGCAGCAGGTCGTCGCGGGGCTGCGGGAGCTCGCGGAGCGGGGCCATGCGCGGGGGCTGCGGATGCTCGCGGCGACGATCCTGCCCTGCGGGGGCGAGGCGCGGTGCACGGCCGCCGTCGACGCCGAGCGGGCCGCGATCAACGCATGGACCCGGGCCTCCGGAGTCTTCGACGGCGTGCTGGACTTCGACCTGGTGCTGCGCGATCCGGCCGCCCCCTCGCGCCTGCTGCCGCGGTTCGACAGCGGGGACCATCTCCACCCGGGCGACACGGGGCTGGCCGCGCTCGCGGAGTCGGTGGACCTGACGCTGCTGTGA
- a CDS encoding DUF6278 family protein produces MKIPFLGGRGEKPGTRDPEGIAELLSECELLRSHASRSGVQLDDTAASLEAIDQLVPGWRDDEEILLWLGNDAGLYLGTVIVRTVPGAAWDLRPDGQPVIRLESGREFDVVTAGHEWAASGVPELSQLYAEVAEE; encoded by the coding sequence ATGAAGATCCCTTTTCTGGGCGGCCGGGGAGAGAAGCCGGGGACCCGCGACCCCGAGGGCATTGCCGAACTCCTCTCCGAGTGTGAGCTGCTGCGCTCCCACGCCTCCCGTTCGGGTGTCCAACTGGACGACACGGCCGCCTCGTTGGAGGCGATCGACCAGCTGGTGCCGGGCTGGCGGGACGACGAGGAGATCCTGCTCTGGCTCGGCAACGACGCCGGGCTCTACCTCGGCACGGTCATCGTGCGGACCGTCCCCGGGGCGGCCTGGGATCTGCGCCCGGACGGCCAGCCCGTGATCCGGCTGGAATCCGGCCGCGAGTTCGACGTCGTGACCGCGGGCCACGAGTGGGCCGCGAGCGGGGTGCCCGAGCTGTCCCAGCTCTATGCCGAGGTTGCCGAGGAGTGA